From Elephas maximus indicus isolate mEleMax1 chromosome 1, mEleMax1 primary haplotype, whole genome shotgun sequence, a single genomic window includes:
- the ZFP57 gene encoding LOW QUALITY PROTEIN: zinc finger protein 57 homolog (The sequence of the model RefSeq protein was modified relative to this genomic sequence to represent the inferred CDS: deleted 2 bases in 1 codon) yields the protein MATEPRVTRTLNSMAQALRQPNVFSTVKEENLDIGTEKGNSPLEQIHWPQEVTSSPGAFARSPHLLSYWEVEGPRKGSSQEWTKLERDTMEEEMLGQLKPMEPVQKQLPQVGKVAAAPQEAMKRECWWMAWVKKPVTFDDVTVNFTQEEWKCLDARQRALYWDVMLETFKNLVSVARIFLPKPDLITKAEQGKEQWKADYRPSNGDYLPLGGKKEYEELREQGQNLRDEGTGDDKVSPAGGWADQSPPFAPNRSMAKSPVFPPSQARSPFCCNTCGRCFNKHSHLRSHQFVHNPKWTYTCSQCGKSFRSPRTFSYHKHAHLGEKPFRCSVCDKTYCDPSGLSRHRRVHLGYRPHPCPLCRKAFRDQSELKRHQKTHQGQEPVAGKQRCIVRIPGPTTGFQAPVIRNQASEATTQESIFRTEGPVAQTQPSIVRSQKSATRKQVIFVRTQAPIVTTQGPVPRNWEPNTRVPCLDTRFNPHPARPTRRKVFFCPHSPFTFSKKAHLFSHQKAHLTERQNCCFCCGKSFSSFSRLVRHQQTHWKQKIYRCPICDLCFGEKEGLVGHWKSRKGEGRCLGSPHKCWVVLGQQLGFSHCPPMAGKDRKHRGSGSSRIPTPRRGEVREKVCKGDNAKEGLGT from the exons ATGGCAACTGAGCCAAGGGTGACCAGGACCCTGAACTCTATGGCCCAGGCTTTGAGGCAACCAAATGTGTTCTCAACTGTGAAAGAGGAGAATTTGGACATCGGAACAGAAAAGGGAAACAGCCCCTTGGAGCAGATACATTGGCCACAGGAAGTCACATCATCTCCTGGGGCCTTTGCACGGTCTCCTCACCTGCTCAGTTACTGGGAGGTGGAGGGTCCCAGGAAGGGGTCCAGTCAGGAATGGACAAAGCTAGAAAGAGACACCATGGAAGAAGAGATGTTGGGCCAGTTGAAGCCAATGGAACCTGTACAGAAGCAGCTCCCTCAGGTGGGCAAGGTGGCAGCAGCCCCGCAGGAGGCCATGAAGAGAGAGTGCTGGTGGATGGCATGGGTGAAG AAGCCAGTCACCTTTGATGATGTGACAGTGAACTTCACCCAGGAAGAGTGGAAATGTCTAGATGCCAGACAGAGGGCCCTCTATTGGGATGTTATGTTGGAGACCTTCAAGAACCTGGTGTCTGTAG CCAGAATTTTTCTGCCTAAACCAGATCTGATCACCAAGGCTGAGCAAGGAAAGGAACAGTGGAAAGCAGATTACCGCCCCTCAAATGGAGACTACCTCCCTTTAG GAGGCAAGAAAGAGTATGAGGAACTTCGAGAACAGGGTCAGAATCTGAGAGATGAGGGAACTGGTGATGACAAGGTCTCCCCTGCTGGGGGATGGGCAGACCAGAGCCCACCCTTTGCTCCAAACAGGTCCATGGCCAAGAGCCCAGTGTTCCCACCATCCCAGGCAAGGTCACCTTTTTGCTGCAACACCTGTGGCAGGTGTTTCAACAAGCACTCCCACCTCCGTAGCCACCAGTTTGTTCACAACCCCAAGTGGACTTATACCTGCAGCCAGTGTGGGAAATCGTTTAGGAGCCCCAGGACCTTCAGCTACCACAAGCACGCACATCTTGGGGAGAAGCCCTTCCGTTGCTCCGTCTGTGACAAGACCTACTGTGACCCGTCTGGACTTAGTCGTCACCGCCGTGTCCATCTGGGTTACCGGCCCCATCCATGCCCCCTCTGCAGGAAGGCCTTCCGGGACCAGTCTGAGCTAAAACGCCACCAGAAGACGCACCAAGGGCAGGAGCCAGTGGCAGGGAAGCAGAGGTGTATTGTGAGGATTCCAGGCCCCACAACTGGATTCCAGGCACCCGTCATTAGGAACCAGGCATCAGAGGCCACGACCCAAGAGTCCATATTTAGAACTGAGGGCCCTGTGGCCCAGACTCAACCATCTATTGTTAGGAGCCAGAAATCTGCGACCAGGAAACAGGTGATCTTTGTGAGAACTCAGGCACCAATCGTTACAACCCAAGGGCCTGTGCCCAGGAACTGGGAACCCAACACTAGAGTCCCCTGCTTGGATACCAGGTTCAACCCTCACCCAGCAAGACCCACAAGACGCAAGGTCTTCTTTTGTCCCCACTCtcccttcacttttagcaagaaaGCCCATCTCTTCAGCCACCAGAAGGCTCACCTCACAGAGCGGCAAAACTGCTGCTTCTGTTGTGGCAAATCCTTCAGCTCCTTCTCCAGGCTGGTCAGGCACCAGCAAACCCACTGGAAGCAGAAGATTTACCGTTGCCCTATCTGCGATCTCTGCTTTGgggagaaggaaggccttgtgggCCACTGGAAGAGCCGCAAAGGTGAGGGGCGATGCCTGGGAAGCCCCCATAAATGCTGGGTGGTCCTGGGCCAGCAGCTTGGCTTC TCGCACTGCCCCCCCATGGCAGGGAAGGATAGGAAGCACAGAGGAAGTGGATCTTCTAGGATCCCTACCCCCAGGAGAGGGGAGGTAAGGGAGAAGGTATGCAAAGGAGACAATGCAAAAGAGGGTCTTGGAACATAA